One window of the Conexibacter sp. SYSU D00693 genome contains the following:
- a CDS encoding glycosyltransferase family 2 protein codes for MAEPVELTFCVVNTEQRELLLRCLDAIAAERAALPFATEVLVLDNASSDGSAGAARRHPTVDEVVALEQRHGKAENDTALLQRARGRYGLLLNEDSELRPGATAALHAALEADPRAGAAGAKLLRPDGAPQASAWRFPTPLSALAAALFLHRRLTVQSRGTRTRRVDWAQSAALLVRREAAAAIDFFDPLFFVYSDEVDFCKRLRDAGWSTLYVPDAVCVHHEQLSTGAVPERRIVELSRNRDRYMRKHHSAAAAALVRWLTAWTYALRALAALALPDHDPRRYWRHVTATLNPSKGEGLREAAYERNRGGRRL; via the coding sequence GTGGCCGAGCCCGTCGAGCTGACCTTCTGCGTCGTGAACACCGAGCAGCGCGAGCTGCTGCTGCGGTGCCTCGACGCGATCGCGGCCGAGCGTGCGGCGCTGCCGTTCGCGACCGAGGTGCTCGTCCTCGACAACGCCTCGAGCGACGGCTCCGCGGGCGCGGCACGGCGCCACCCGACGGTCGACGAGGTCGTGGCGCTCGAGCAGCGCCACGGCAAGGCGGAGAACGACACGGCCCTGCTCCAGCGCGCGCGGGGCCGCTACGGCCTGCTGCTCAACGAGGACTCCGAGCTGCGGCCGGGCGCGACGGCGGCGCTGCACGCGGCGCTCGAGGCCGATCCGCGGGCGGGCGCGGCCGGCGCGAAGCTCCTGCGTCCCGACGGCGCGCCGCAGGCCAGCGCCTGGCGCTTCCCGACCCCGCTCAGCGCCCTCGCCGCGGCGCTGTTCCTGCACCGGCGGCTGACGGTCCAGAGCCGCGGGACGCGGACGCGCCGCGTCGACTGGGCGCAGAGCGCCGCGCTGCTCGTCCGCCGCGAGGCCGCCGCGGCGATCGACTTCTTCGACCCGCTGTTCTTCGTCTACTCCGACGAGGTCGACTTCTGCAAGCGCCTGCGCGACGCCGGCTGGTCGACGCTCTACGTCCCGGACGCCGTCTGCGTCCACCACGAGCAGCTCTCCACGGGCGCCGTCCCGGAGCGTCGCATCGTCGAGCTCAGCCGCAACCGCGACCGCTACATGCGCAAGCACCACTCCGCGGCGGCCGCGGCGCTCGTCCGCTGGCTCACCGCCTGGACCTACGCCCTGCGCGCCCTCGCGGCCCTCGCCCTCCCCGACCACGACCCCCGCCGCTACTGGCGCCATGTCACCGCGACCCTCAACCCCTCCAAGGGCGAGGGCCTGCGCGAGGCGGCCTACGAGCGCAACCGCGGCGGCCGCCGCCTCTAG
- a CDS encoding transposase, translated as MGRPPRPIAADATYHLTGQAVHGRDLFLDGRDRRDYVTLLEKVVVRLQWSCQSFCLMPDHVHLVVRTADADIDKGMHWLQWHFARRQNARRGGHNAVFAKRYGHRLIEDERHLLEVLRYVPLNPVREGLCDDPASWRWSSHRMLAATEPAPAWLDVEAVYEAFGPVAGLRGPSSYLELMSGAADLRPDLVQRLRQAAKLAPSRPTVLALRPEVHDVAAALGSAPTDADVARAFDEHAHAITEIARHLDQPTTTVWRRIARGRRVESTWHIPAWG; from the coding sequence ATGGGCCGTCCTCCTCGTCCGATCGCCGCCGACGCGACCTACCACCTCACCGGGCAGGCGGTCCACGGCCGGGACCTGTTCCTCGACGGGCGGGACCGCCGCGACTACGTCACGCTCCTGGAGAAGGTCGTGGTCCGGTTGCAGTGGTCGTGCCAGAGCTTCTGCCTGATGCCCGACCACGTCCATCTGGTCGTGCGCACGGCCGACGCCGACATCGACAAGGGGATGCACTGGCTGCAGTGGCACTTCGCCCGTCGGCAGAACGCGCGACGCGGGGGCCACAACGCGGTGTTCGCCAAGCGCTACGGCCACCGGTTGATCGAGGACGAGCGGCACCTGCTCGAGGTGCTGCGCTACGTCCCGCTCAACCCGGTCCGCGAGGGGCTGTGCGACGACCCTGCCTCGTGGCGGTGGTCGAGCCATCGCATGCTCGCGGCCACCGAGCCCGCCCCTGCTTGGTTGGACGTCGAGGCGGTCTACGAGGCGTTCGGGCCGGTGGCCGGCCTCCGTGGCCCGTCCTCCTACCTCGAGCTCATGTCGGGCGCTGCCGACCTCCGGCCGGACCTCGTGCAGCGGCTGCGTCAGGCGGCGAAGCTCGCCCCGTCCCGCCCGACGGTGTTGGCGCTTCGCCCCGAGGTCCACGACGTCGCGGCCGCTCTCGGATCCGCTCCCACGGACGCGGATGTCGCACGCGCATTCGACGAGCATGCACACGCGATCACGGAGATCGCCCGGCACCTCGACCAGCCGACGACCACGGTCTGGCGACGGATCGCTCGGGGCCGCAGGGTGGAAAGTACCTGGCACATTCCAGCTTGGGGCTAG
- a CDS encoding O-antigen ligase: protein MDAPVPLIAAALLAAGAILLPGARGRAWSMLGALVIAPVILLWHIADSEQLDTLTDRPAVAAGAAAVGLAAVGALALLFHRRPVAFPLAAALALPFRVPISTGGSTANLLVPLYLVVAAGALAYAVPRILGRATPEEHAVGWLERVLGLTVLLYAVQAIGSSDFDKALENTVFFFVPFAVLFVLLGRVAWTTRLAVQCLGVLTALAVVFVGIGFVEYATRHLLLNPKVIASNQFEEYFRVNSLFFDPNIYGRFLAVVMLAVTCVLLWTRRARDFALTAALLALLWPGLLLTLSQSSFAALLVGLAVLGGLRWDPRRAAMAAGGVVVVGVLIVLLAGSAIRLDLGSADSLDDATSGRVELVEGGLRLFGDAPLLGHGSGSFSREYRRAEDASGEQAVSASHTIPVTVAAEQGVVGLALYLALLALAFVRLFRAAARDLVRVALAAAFAAVVVHTLSYAAFLEDPVTWALLGAGVALARLPRTAAA, encoded by the coding sequence GTGGACGCTCCTGTCCCGCTGATCGCCGCGGCGCTGCTGGCGGCCGGCGCGATCCTGCTGCCGGGGGCGCGCGGCCGCGCCTGGTCCATGCTCGGCGCGCTGGTCATCGCGCCGGTGATCCTGCTGTGGCACATCGCCGACTCCGAGCAGCTCGACACGCTCACCGACCGCCCGGCGGTGGCGGCCGGCGCGGCCGCCGTGGGCCTCGCGGCGGTGGGCGCCCTGGCGCTCCTCTTCCACCGCAGGCCGGTCGCGTTCCCGCTGGCGGCGGCACTCGCGCTGCCGTTCCGCGTCCCGATCTCGACGGGCGGCTCGACGGCCAACCTGCTGGTCCCGCTGTACCTCGTCGTCGCGGCGGGGGCGCTGGCCTACGCGGTACCGCGGATCCTCGGCCGCGCGACGCCGGAGGAGCACGCGGTCGGGTGGCTGGAGCGCGTGCTGGGCCTGACGGTCCTGCTCTACGCGGTGCAGGCGATCGGCTCGTCGGACTTCGACAAGGCGCTCGAGAACACCGTCTTCTTCTTCGTGCCCTTCGCGGTGCTCTTCGTCCTGCTCGGCCGCGTGGCGTGGACGACGCGCCTGGCGGTCCAGTGCCTCGGGGTGCTCACCGCGCTGGCCGTGGTCTTCGTCGGGATCGGCTTCGTCGAGTACGCGACCCGCCACCTGCTGCTCAACCCGAAGGTCATCGCCTCGAACCAGTTCGAGGAGTACTTCCGGGTCAACTCGCTGTTCTTCGACCCGAACATCTACGGGCGCTTCCTGGCGGTCGTGATGCTCGCGGTGACGTGCGTGCTGCTGTGGACGCGGCGGGCGCGCGACTTCGCGCTGACCGCGGCGCTGCTGGCGCTCCTGTGGCCCGGGCTGCTGCTGACGCTCTCGCAGTCGTCCTTCGCGGCGCTGCTCGTCGGGCTCGCGGTGCTGGGCGGCCTGCGCTGGGACCCGCGGCGGGCGGCGATGGCCGCCGGCGGGGTGGTGGTCGTCGGCGTGCTGATCGTGCTGCTCGCGGGGTCGGCGATCCGCCTGGACCTCGGCAGCGCCGACTCGCTGGACGACGCGACGAGCGGCCGGGTCGAGCTCGTCGAGGGCGGCCTGCGGCTCTTCGGGGACGCGCCGCTGCTGGGTCACGGCTCGGGCTCGTTCTCGCGCGAGTACCGGCGGGCGGAGGACGCGTCGGGCGAGCAGGCGGTGTCGGCGTCGCACACGATCCCGGTGACGGTGGCGGCCGAGCAGGGCGTCGTGGGCCTCGCCCTGTACCTCGCGCTGCTCGCGCTGGCGTTCGTGCGGCTCTTCCGCGCGGCGGCCCGCGACCTCGTGCGGGTGGCGCTCGCCGCGGCGTTCGCGGCGGTCGTCGTGCACACGCTCTCCTACGCGGCGTTCCTCGAGGACCCGGTGACGTGGGCGCTGCTCGGGGCCGGCGTCGCGCTCGCGCGCCTCCCCCGCACGGCGGCCGCATGA
- a CDS encoding glycosyltransferase family 4 protein: MDVQLVDPSAFTPPYDRALAAALARAGADVVLHTSAFPYGEVPPAPGVDVRESFYRRSFGPAGGRVRRATKLLGHVPAMRRLARQTQDADVVHFQWLAVQHLDVGLLGRFAPPLVLTAHDVLPREPRPGQLDAQRRLYGEVDAVVVHSEHGRRRLIDEAGADPEKVHVIAHGAFEHLARTDPELPPELERSAARDAPVVLQLGLVRPYKGLDVLLDAWRGIRGAELWVVGMPRMDLRPLKQAAPPAVSFVDRFVTDAEVAAVLRRADLVVLPYREIDQSGVLFAALAFGKPIVASAVGGFPEVASDGAIELVPPGEPAALHAVLDRLLDDEAARARLAAAAGRAARTRFSWDAIARRHLDLYATLSR, from the coding sequence TTGGACGTCCAGCTCGTCGACCCGTCCGCGTTCACGCCGCCCTACGACCGGGCGCTCGCCGCGGCCCTCGCCCGCGCCGGCGCCGACGTGGTCCTGCACACGAGCGCGTTCCCCTACGGCGAGGTCCCGCCCGCGCCCGGCGTCGACGTCCGCGAGTCCTTCTACCGCCGCTCCTTCGGCCCGGCCGGCGGCCGCGTGCGCCGCGCGACGAAGCTCCTGGGCCACGTCCCGGCGATGCGCCGCCTCGCTCGCCAGACCCAGGACGCCGACGTCGTGCACTTCCAGTGGCTCGCCGTCCAGCACCTCGACGTCGGCCTGCTCGGGCGCTTCGCGCCGCCGCTGGTGCTCACCGCCCACGACGTCCTCCCGCGCGAGCCGCGCCCCGGCCAGCTCGACGCCCAGCGCCGCCTCTACGGCGAGGTCGACGCCGTCGTCGTGCACTCCGAGCACGGCCGCCGCCGGCTCATCGACGAGGCCGGGGCCGACCCGGAGAAGGTCCACGTGATCGCCCACGGCGCCTTCGAGCACCTGGCGCGCACCGACCCCGAGCTCCCGCCGGAGCTCGAGCGCAGCGCCGCCCGCGACGCCCCCGTCGTCCTCCAGCTCGGCCTCGTGCGCCCGTACAAGGGCCTCGACGTCCTGCTCGACGCCTGGCGCGGCATCCGGGGCGCCGAGCTCTGGGTGGTGGGCATGCCGCGGATGGACCTGCGGCCGCTCAAGCAGGCCGCGCCGCCCGCGGTGAGCTTCGTCGACCGCTTCGTGACCGACGCGGAGGTCGCCGCCGTCCTGCGCCGCGCCGACCTCGTCGTCCTGCCCTACCGCGAGATCGACCAGTCCGGCGTGCTCTTCGCGGCGCTGGCGTTCGGCAAGCCGATCGTCGCGAGCGCCGTCGGCGGCTTCCCCGAGGTCGCCAGCGACGGCGCGATCGAGCTGGTCCCGCCCGGCGAGCCCGCTGCGCTGCACGCGGTGCTCGACCGCCTGCTCGACGACGAGGCTGCCCGCGCGCGCCTGGCCGCCGCCGCCGGACGCGCCGCCCGCACCCGGTTCTCGTGGGACGCGATCGCCCGGCGTCACCTCGACCTCTACGCGACGCTGTCCCGGTGA
- a CDS encoding lipopolysaccharide biosynthesis protein, protein MGDQLRRLLAGSAAYQASSLLASALAVVTLPLYTAALSEAEYGYAETLLTAIILLSILLRLGLGEALVRFWFDTEEGPARVALARAATGWTFAATTAAAAVLLVFAGPLSEALLTVRDAGLLACGVLGLWAFTNLEVAYALLRVEERRGVYLAASCANVVLTVALTVVLVVVLDEGATGYVLGNYAASTVVLLGLWWRERRRIAFVPPRWQTLAPLTRYGGPTVPADAAVFALNVVDRAYLVRSQGAAAAGVYAVAVKLATVVIVAVRGFQAAWPPLAYSVTDAAEAGRLYARVTTAYVVVTGAVVCGVTLLGRWVVDLLADDRFGAAFEALPWVALGWALYGLYLVFVTIAGRAKATGRNLPAAAAGLVVNVVVLVLLVEPLGIAGAGIALCASYVVMLAVLHRLTRTLFEVPFERARLAGAVLVYAGVAVAGELLLPTDGLDGLALRVVALGVAAPLLVAARVVSLAELRQLSGAVQTRVRRR, encoded by the coding sequence ATGGGCGACCAGCTGCGCCGCCTGCTGGCCGGCTCCGCGGCCTACCAGGCCTCGAGCCTCCTGGCGAGCGCGCTCGCCGTCGTCACGCTGCCGCTGTACACGGCGGCGCTGAGCGAGGCGGAGTACGGCTACGCCGAGACGCTGCTGACGGCGATCATCCTGCTGTCGATCCTCCTGCGCCTGGGGCTGGGGGAGGCGCTCGTGCGCTTCTGGTTCGACACGGAGGAGGGGCCGGCGCGGGTGGCCCTGGCACGGGCGGCGACGGGCTGGACGTTCGCCGCCACGACCGCCGCGGCGGCGGTCCTGCTCGTCTTCGCGGGACCGCTGAGCGAGGCGCTGCTGACGGTCCGCGACGCGGGGCTGCTGGCCTGCGGCGTCCTCGGGCTGTGGGCCTTCACGAACCTCGAGGTGGCCTACGCGCTGCTGCGCGTGGAGGAGCGCCGCGGGGTGTACCTCGCGGCCTCGTGCGCGAACGTCGTCCTGACGGTCGCGCTCACGGTGGTGCTCGTCGTGGTGCTCGACGAGGGGGCGACGGGCTACGTGCTGGGCAACTACGCGGCGTCGACGGTCGTCCTGCTCGGGCTGTGGTGGCGCGAGCGCCGGCGCATCGCGTTCGTCCCGCCGCGGTGGCAGACCCTGGCGCCGCTGACGCGCTACGGCGGGCCGACGGTCCCGGCCGACGCCGCGGTGTTCGCGCTCAACGTCGTCGACCGGGCCTACCTCGTGCGCTCGCAGGGCGCGGCGGCGGCGGGCGTGTACGCGGTGGCGGTGAAGCTCGCGACGGTGGTGATCGTCGCGGTGCGCGGGTTCCAGGCGGCGTGGCCGCCCCTGGCCTACTCGGTCACCGACGCGGCCGAGGCGGGACGGCTCTACGCACGGGTCACGACCGCCTACGTGGTGGTGACGGGGGCGGTCGTCTGCGGGGTCACGCTCCTCGGGCGCTGGGTCGTCGACCTGCTGGCCGACGACCGCTTCGGCGCGGCGTTCGAGGCGCTGCCGTGGGTCGCGCTCGGGTGGGCGCTCTACGGGCTCTACCTCGTGTTCGTGACGATCGCGGGACGGGCGAAGGCGACGGGGCGCAACCTGCCCGCGGCGGCCGCCGGGCTCGTGGTGAACGTCGTCGTGCTCGTCCTGCTCGTCGAGCCGCTGGGGATCGCGGGCGCGGGCATCGCGCTGTGCGCGTCCTACGTCGTGATGCTCGCCGTCCTGCACCGGCTGACGCGGACGCTCTTCGAGGTGCCGTTCGAGCGGGCGCGGCTCGCGGGGGCGGTGCTCGTGTACGCCGGCGTGGCGGTCGCGGGCGAGCTGCTGCTGCCCACCGACGGCCTCGACGGACTGGCGCTGCGCGTCGTCGCCCTGGGGGTCGCGGCGCCCCTGCTCGTGGCGGCGCGTGTCGTCTCGCTCGCGGAGCTCCGTCAGCTGTCCGGCGCCGTACAGACGAGGGTTCGGCGGCGCTGA
- a CDS encoding alpha/beta fold hydrolase, producing MTSRTHRIPGLVLTEHELEVPLDHDDPQSPPLTLFARVVADADGGADKPCLLFLQGGPGHEATRPTGAPVSPGWLARALQDFRVVLLDQRGTGRSSPVGADLPGTPQEQATYLTHFRADAIVRDAELLREHLGVRRWGLLGQSFGGLCAMTYLSTAPDALDLVLITGGLAPLGHHPDELYAATFARMLDRSRAYYDRYPEDRERVRALQQDPPTLPSGDVLTPRRLRQVGERLGMGDGAESLHHLLELPPGSPAFLHDLDAALPFARNPIYAVLHEACMADGHATRWSAQRVLPDVYAEEPELFTGEHIFPWMFDEYAALAPLKAAAELLAEHPWPRLYDEDALAANEVPAAAAIYANDAYVERRFSEETAARIKGLRPWLTSEFEHNGLRADGERVLGHLLDLARGRA from the coding sequence GTGACGTCGCGGACGCACCGCATCCCGGGCCTGGTCCTCACCGAGCACGAGCTCGAGGTCCCGCTCGACCACGACGACCCCCAGAGCCCGCCGCTGACGCTCTTCGCCCGCGTCGTCGCCGACGCCGACGGCGGCGCCGACAAGCCCTGCCTGCTCTTCCTCCAGGGCGGTCCCGGCCACGAGGCGACCCGTCCCACCGGCGCACCCGTCAGCCCGGGCTGGCTGGCCCGCGCGCTGCAGGACTTCCGCGTCGTCCTCCTCGACCAGCGGGGGACCGGCCGCAGCAGCCCCGTCGGCGCCGACCTCCCCGGCACCCCGCAGGAGCAGGCCACCTACCTGACGCACTTCCGCGCCGACGCGATCGTCCGCGACGCCGAGCTGCTGCGCGAGCACCTGGGCGTCCGGCGCTGGGGCCTGCTCGGCCAGAGCTTCGGCGGCCTCTGCGCGATGACGTACCTGTCGACGGCGCCCGACGCGCTCGACCTCGTGCTCATCACGGGCGGCCTCGCGCCCCTCGGCCACCACCCGGACGAGCTCTACGCCGCGACGTTCGCCCGCATGCTCGATCGCAGCCGCGCGTACTACGACCGCTACCCCGAGGACCGCGAGCGCGTCCGCGCGCTCCAGCAGGACCCCCCGACGCTCCCGAGCGGCGACGTCCTCACGCCCCGCCGCCTGCGCCAGGTCGGCGAGCGCCTGGGCATGGGCGACGGCGCCGAGAGCCTGCACCACCTCCTCGAGCTGCCGCCGGGCTCGCCCGCCTTCCTCCACGACCTCGACGCCGCGCTGCCCTTCGCGCGCAACCCGATCTACGCTGTCCTGCACGAGGCCTGCATGGCCGACGGCCACGCCACGCGCTGGTCGGCCCAGCGCGTGCTGCCCGACGTGTACGCCGAGGAGCCCGAGCTCTTCACCGGCGAGCACATCTTCCCGTGGATGTTCGACGAGTACGCCGCGCTCGCGCCGCTCAAGGCCGCCGCCGAGCTCCTCGCCGAGCACCCGTGGCCGCGCCTGTACGACGAGGACGCCCTCGCCGCCAACGAGGTCCCGGCCGCCGCCGCGATCTACGCCAACGACGCGTACGTCGAGCGGCGCTTCTCCGAGGAGACCGCCGCGCGCATCAAGGGCCTGCGCCCCTGGCTCACCAGCGAGTTCGAGCACAACGGCCTGCGCGCCGACGGCGAGCGCGTGCTCGGCCACCTGCTCGACCTCGCCCGCGGCCGCGCCTGA
- a CDS encoding S8 family serine peptidase, with amino-acid sequence MAAAPAASADEQLIVKLRPGASGSPTVDRLLAGVSRVGTVRHNGALVVRVPAGADALLRALRASSLVQYAERDRVLRVSAVPNDARFGELYGLHNTGQSGGMADADIDAPEGWDAFGLGGFPSALTGTRVGIVDTGIRGTHEDLTGHVVACAATLNGLLGIIGGDPNPSESRGCNDDNGHGTHVAGTIAATAGNGRGVVGVSFTSPLAICKALHGAAGSGSTAGVANCITYLVGKGAKVISMSLGGAASATLQSAVANAAANDVLVVAAAGNDGNATVNYPAGYPEVVSVAATDRRDARASFSNANADVEVAAPGVDITSAWNTSNTAYATISGTSMATPHVAGVAALIRSRGGTAAAARAKLDASVDDLGAPGRDAAFGFGRVNLAKAATP; translated from the coding sequence ATGGCGGCCGCACCCGCGGCCTCCGCCGACGAGCAGCTCATCGTGAAGCTGCGGCCGGGAGCCAGCGGCTCCCCGACGGTGGACCGGCTGCTCGCGGGCGTGTCGCGGGTGGGCACGGTCCGCCACAACGGGGCGCTCGTCGTGCGCGTCCCGGCGGGCGCCGACGCGCTGCTGCGCGCGCTGCGTGCGTCCTCGCTGGTGCAGTACGCCGAGCGCGACCGGGTCCTGCGCGTGTCGGCGGTCCCGAACGACGCGCGCTTCGGCGAGCTCTACGGGCTCCACAACACCGGGCAGTCCGGCGGCATGGCCGACGCGGACATCGACGCGCCCGAGGGCTGGGACGCGTTCGGCCTCGGCGGCTTCCCGAGCGCGCTGACCGGGACGCGGGTCGGCATCGTCGACACCGGGATCCGGGGCACCCACGAGGACCTCACCGGCCACGTCGTGGCGTGCGCCGCGACGCTCAACGGGCTGCTGGGGATCATCGGCGGCGACCCCAACCCGTCCGAGAGCCGTGGCTGCAACGACGACAACGGCCACGGCACCCACGTCGCGGGGACCATCGCGGCGACGGCGGGCAACGGGCGCGGCGTGGTGGGCGTGTCGTTCACCTCGCCGCTGGCGATCTGCAAGGCGCTGCACGGCGCCGCGGGCTCGGGCTCGACGGCGGGCGTCGCGAACTGCATCACCTACCTCGTCGGCAAGGGCGCGAAGGTCATCTCGATGAGCCTGGGCGGAGCGGCGTCGGCGACGTTGCAGTCCGCGGTGGCCAACGCGGCGGCCAACGACGTCCTCGTGGTGGCGGCGGCGGGCAACGACGGCAACGCGACGGTGAACTACCCGGCCGGCTACCCCGAGGTCGTGTCGGTGGCGGCGACCGACCGGCGTGACGCGCGGGCGTCGTTCTCCAACGCGAACGCCGACGTGGAGGTCGCGGCCCCGGGCGTCGACATCACCTCGGCCTGGAACACGTCGAACACCGCCTACGCCACGATCAGCGGCACGTCGATGGCCACGCCGCACGTGGCGGGCGTCGCCGCGCTCATCCGCTCGCGCGGCGGCACCGCGGCGGCGGCGCGCGCGAAGCTCGACGCGTCGGTCGACGACCTCGGCGCGCCGGGCCGCGACGCCGCCTTCGGCTTCGGCCGGGTCAACCTCGCCAAGGCGGCTACCCCCTAG
- a CDS encoding glycosyltransferase, translating to MTVRRTTRLAALGALAWSQAGYPLALAALRAATGPRRPRTAEPGDPPPRVTLVIAAYDEAQVIAAKVANALALDFPRDHLEVVVTDDGSSDGTPELAQRAGADRVIRNPRGGKVRAQDAAVRAATGDVVAFSDANALWEPDALAHLVAPFADPQVGETVGRVSFVNPDGGTNQEGLYWRYEMALRGLESDLESVTAGNGAIYAVRKDAYVEVDPVMGHDLRLPYELVRRGWRVVEAPHARATERMVPSVEGEAARKRRMMSHAWAIVLRGGLLDPRGWPPRYVLMMASHRWLRYAGPFLHVAAALTGAWRSHAALGALAAAGPRAGRAGLVARYYVLTQASIAQGLADHLRHGTQAGWEAAEGTR from the coding sequence GTGACGGTGCGCCGCACCACCCGCCTCGCCGCGCTCGGCGCCCTGGCCTGGTCGCAGGCCGGCTACCCCCTCGCGCTCGCGGCGCTCAGGGCCGCCACGGGCCCGCGCCGGCCGCGCACCGCCGAGCCCGGGGACCCGCCGCCGCGCGTCACGCTCGTCATCGCCGCCTACGACGAGGCGCAGGTCATCGCGGCGAAGGTCGCCAACGCGCTCGCGCTGGACTTCCCGCGCGACCACCTCGAGGTGGTCGTCACCGACGACGGCTCGTCCGACGGCACGCCGGAGCTCGCGCAGCGCGCCGGGGCCGACCGGGTCATCCGCAACCCGCGCGGGGGCAAGGTCCGCGCCCAGGACGCGGCCGTGCGCGCCGCGACGGGGGACGTCGTCGCGTTCTCCGACGCCAACGCGCTCTGGGAGCCCGACGCGCTCGCGCACCTCGTCGCGCCGTTCGCGGACCCGCAGGTGGGCGAGACCGTCGGCCGCGTGAGCTTCGTGAACCCGGACGGCGGCACGAACCAGGAGGGCCTGTACTGGCGCTACGAGATGGCGCTGCGCGGCCTGGAGTCCGACCTCGAGTCGGTCACCGCCGGCAACGGCGCGATCTACGCCGTGCGCAAGGACGCCTACGTCGAGGTCGACCCCGTCATGGGCCACGACCTGCGCCTGCCCTACGAGCTCGTGCGCCGCGGCTGGCGGGTCGTCGAGGCGCCGCACGCCAGGGCCACCGAGCGGATGGTCCCGAGCGTCGAGGGCGAAGCGGCCCGCAAGCGCCGGATGATGAGCCACGCCTGGGCGATCGTCCTGCGCGGCGGGCTGCTCGACCCGCGCGGCTGGCCGCCGCGCTACGTCCTGATGATGGCCAGCCACCGCTGGCTGCGCTACGCGGGCCCGTTCCTGCACGTCGCCGCCGCGCTCACCGGCGCCTGGCGCTCGCACGCCGCGCTCGGCGCCCTCGCCGCCGCCGGGCCCCGCGCCGGTCGCGCCGGCCTCGTCGCCCGCTACTACGTGCTGACCCAGGCGTCGATCGCCCAGGGCCTGGCCGACCACCTGCGCCACGGCACGCAGGCCGGCTGGGAGGCCGCGGAGGGCACGCGGTGA
- a CDS encoding ZIP family metal transporter, whose translation MLEALLYGLLAGSSLLIGAGLGLTVLPEGRVTGLLLGFGAGAMISAVAFELAEEALDAAGTAPLMGGLVGGAAVYFGASRAMGRRFGGGRGEGGGGAAVGALLALGALLDGIPESAALGLGLAQGGGVGVALLGAVFVSNLPEAVGSAAALRAQGTRPAHVLGLWLAVALAGAVASAVGYAVLGDASDELVAVTQGFAAGAILTMLADTMVPESHERGGDAVGLATVAGFAAALLLAQAG comes from the coding sequence GTGCTCGAGGCCCTGCTCTACGGCCTGCTCGCCGGCTCGTCGCTGCTCATCGGCGCGGGGCTCGGGCTGACCGTGCTGCCGGAGGGGCGGGTCACCGGCCTGCTGCTGGGCTTCGGCGCGGGGGCGATGATCTCGGCGGTGGCGTTCGAGCTGGCCGAGGAGGCGCTCGACGCGGCGGGGACGGCACCGCTGATGGGCGGGCTCGTCGGTGGGGCGGCGGTGTACTTCGGGGCGAGCCGCGCGATGGGCCGGCGCTTCGGCGGTGGGCGCGGCGAGGGGGGTGGAGGCGCGGCGGTCGGCGCCCTGCTGGCGTTGGGGGCGCTGCTCGACGGGATCCCCGAGTCGGCGGCGCTCGGCCTCGGGCTGGCGCAGGGCGGCGGCGTCGGCGTCGCGCTGCTGGGAGCGGTCTTCGTGTCGAACCTGCCCGAGGCGGTCGGCTCGGCCGCGGCGCTGCGCGCGCAGGGCACGCGGCCGGCCCACGTCCTGGGGCTGTGGCTCGCGGTCGCGCTGGCGGGCGCGGTCGCCAGCGCGGTGGGCTACGCGGTGCTCGGCGACGCGTCCGACGAGCTCGTCGCGGTCACCCAGGGCTTCGCGGCGGGGGCGATCCTCACGATGCTCGCCGACACGATGGTCCCCGAGTCCCACGAGCGCGGCGGGGACGCGGTCGGCCTCGCGACGGTGGCGGGCTTCGCCGCCGCGCTGCTGCTCGCGCAGGCGGGGTAG